Proteins encoded together in one Camelus dromedarius isolate mCamDro1 chromosome 11, mCamDro1.pat, whole genome shotgun sequence window:
- the LOC105103828 gene encoding LOW QUALITY PROTEIN: olfactory receptor 8S1 (The sequence of the model RefSeq protein was modified relative to this genomic sequence to represent the inferred CDS: substituted 1 base at 1 genomic stop codon) — translation MSLIMKNLTIITEFVFMGLSRNPQIQTMLFALFLVMYLLTLMGNLMVILVIRTDYHLKTPMYFFLGHLSFLDLSLSSVTMPKMLQNLLTQKKTISTWACMTQSFFLMFSGTTESCLLSVMAYDRYAAICHPLLYSVVLNRPLCVGMVIAAWVMGFLNSLSNSLFTYNLHFCGPSVIPHFCCELPLLFSLSCTDPAANEAFLAGSRALLGFLTLSLILFSNSRIISAIISIHSPGGXGKAFSTCSSHLTVVLLFYGTALFRYMSPLSGSMLERVVSIQYSVITSLLNPLIYSLKNQEVTTALCRMLKK, via the coding sequence ATGTCTCTAATCATGAAAAATCTCACCATCATTACTGAGTTTGTCTTCATGGGACTTTCCAGGAATCCTCAGATCCAGACCATGCTTTTTGCACTATTCCTGGTGATGTACCTCTTAACTCTGATGGGGAACCTGATGGTGATCTTGGTGATCAGGACTGATTACCACCTTAAAacacccatgtacttcttcctagGTCACCTGTCATTTCTGGATCTCTCCCTATCTTCAGTAACCATGCCCAAGATGCTGCAGAACTTATTAACTCAAAAGAAAACCATCTCTACGTGGGCCTGCATGACCCAGAGTTTCTTTCTCATGTTCTCTGGGACCACAGAGAGCTGCCTACTTTCTgtcatggcctatgaccgctatgcTGCCATCTGCCACCCTCTGCTCTACAGTGTGGTTTTGAACAGGCCTCTCTGTGTCGGAATGGTGATTGCAGCATGGGTAATGGGGTTCCTAAACTCGTTGTCAAACAGTCTTTTCACTTACAACTTACATTTCTGTGGGCCCAGTGTCATCCCTCACTTCTGCTGTGAGCTGCCTTTACTCTTCTCTCTATCCTGCACTGATCCTGCTGCCAACGAGGCCTTTCTTGCTGGGTCACGTGCATTGTTAGGATTTTTAACACTTTCCCTGATCCTCTTCTCTAATTCTAGAATCATCTCTGCTATCATAAGCATCCATTCTCCTGGGGGTTAAGGAAAAGCCTTCTCTACATGTTCCTCCCACCTCACTGTGGTGCTTTTGTTCTATGGGACAGCTTTATTTAGGTACATGAGCCCTCTCTCAGGCTCCATGTTGGAGCGTGTGGTCTCCATTCAATACAGTGTGATTACATCCTTGCTGAACCCTCTCATTTACAGCCTCAAGAACCAGGAGGTGACGACAGCCCTGTGTAGAatgttgaagaaataa
- the LOC105103827 gene encoding olfactory receptor 8S1: protein MGNHSMFSEFILLGFSADPQTQTVLFMFFLVIHLLTLMGNLVMLLMIRADFHLHTPMYFFLGQLSFLDLCHSSVTVPKMLENRLSESKTIFVESCLAQAFFVFATGATEACLLAVMAYDRYVAISCPLLCGQLMNKQLCAGLVWGSWSLAFVDALINILLAASLDYCEDQTIPHFSCELSSLFPLSCSDTSPNFTLLLCSSVLHFFGTFIMIVSSYARIVSTILSISSTSGRSKAFSTCSSHLTTVILFYGSGFLSYLLPTSGSPLEMVFSLQYSVVTPMLNPLIYSLQNKEVRVALGRMLRRYVNFFT, encoded by the coding sequence ATGGGAAACCACAGCATGTTCAGTGAGTTCATCCTCCTTGGATTTTCTGCTGACCCTCAGACCCAGACTGTGCTCTTCATGTTCTTTCTGGTGATTCACCTCCTGACTCTGATGGGGAACCTGGTGATGCTGCTGATGATTAGGGCTGATTTTCACCTGCACACACCCATGTACTTCTTTTTGGGACAACTGTCTTTCCTGGACCTCTGCCACTCATCTGTCACAGTCCCCAAGATGCTGGAGAATCGGCTTTCTGAAAGTAAAACCATCTTTGTAGAGAGCTGCCTGGCTCAGGCCTTCTTTGTGTTTGCCACCGGGGCCACTGAGGCCTGCCTGCTGGCtgtgatggcctatgaccgctacgtAGCCATCAGCTGCCCTCTGCTCTGTGGCCAGCTGATGAACAAGCAGCTCTGTGCTGGGCTggtgtggggctcctggagcctgGCCTTTGTTGATGCTCTCATCAATATCCTCCTGGCTGCCAGTTTAGACTATTGTGAGGACCAAACTATTCCCCACTTCAGCTGTGAgctgtcttctctcttccctctgtcttGCTCTGATACCTCCCCCAATTTCACACTCCTGCTCTGCTCTTCTGTCTTGCATTTCTTTGGAACCTTCATTATGATTGTTTCCTCCTATGCCCGCATTGTCTCCACCATCCTGAGCATCAGCTCCACCTCAGGCAGAAGCaaggccttctccacctgctcctcccacctcactACTGTGATCTTGTTCTATGGCTCAGGCTTCCTCAGCTATCTCTTGCCAACCTCCGGATCCCCCCTGGAGATGGTCTTCTCCTTGCAGTACAGTGTGGTCACTCCCATGCTGAATCCTCTTATCTACAGCCTGCAGAACAAAGAGGTGAGGGTTGCTCTGGGAAGAATGTTAAGAAGATATGTTAACTTTTTCACATAG
- the LOC105103826 gene encoding olfactory receptor 8S1 — MAMKNYSAISEFVLLGLPIEPRIQAVFFVLFLLIYLLTLMGNFLMLLMIRADFHLHTPMYFFLGQLSFLDLCHSSVTVPKMLENLLSESKTIFVESCLAQAFFVFATGGTEACLLAVMAYDRYVAISCPLLYGQLMNKQLCAGLVWGSWSLAFVDALINILLAASLDYCEDQTIPHFSCELSSLFPLSCSDTSPNFTLLLCSSVLHFFGTFIMIVSSYARIVSTILSISSTSGRSKAFSTCSSHLTTVILFYGSGFLSYLLPTSGSPLEMVFSLQYSVVTPMLNPLIYSLQNKEVRAALRRMFRKYFHPLL; from the coding sequence ATGGCAATGAAAAACTACAGTGCTATCAGTGAGTTTGTTCTCCTTGGACTGCCTATCGAGCCTCGTATTCAGGCTGTATTCTTTGTGCTGTTCCTTCTAATTTACCTCCTCACTCTGATGGGAAATTTCTTGATGCTGCTGATGATTAGGGCTGATTTTCACCTGCACACACCCATGTACTTCTTTTTGGGACAGCTGTCTTTCCTGGACCTCTGCCACTCATCTGTCACAGTCCCCAAGATGCTGGAGAATCTGCTTTCTGAAAGTAAAACCATCTTTGTAGAGAGCTGCCTGGCTCAGGCCTTCTTTGTGTTTGCCACCGGGGGCACTGAAGCTTGCCTGCTGGCtgtgatggcctatgaccgctacgtAGCCATCAGCTGCCCTCTGCTCTATGGCCAGCTGATGAACAAGCAGCTCTGTGCTGGGCTggtgtggggctcctggagcctgGCCTTTGTTGATGCTCTCATCAATATCCTCCTGGCTGCCAGTTTAGACTATTGTGAGGACCAAACTATTCCCCACTTCAGCTGTGAgctgtcttctctcttccctctgtcttGCTCTGATACCTCCCCCAATTTCACACTCCTGCTCTGCTCTTCTGTCTTGCATTTCTTTGGAACCTTCATTATGATTGTTTCCTCCTATGCCCGCATTGTCTCCACCATCCTGAGCATCAGCTCCACCTCAGGCAGAAGCaaggccttctccacctgctcctcccacctcactACTGTGATCTTGTTCTATGGCTCAGGCTTCCTCAGCTATCTCTTGCCAACCTCCGGATCCCCCCTGGAGATGGTCTTCTCCTTGCAGTACAGTGTGGTCACTCCCATGCTGAATCCTCTTATCTACAGCCTGCAGAACAAAGAGGTGAGGGCCGCTCTGAGAAGAatgttcagaaaatattttcatcctctCTTGTAG